CAGATAGGGTGACCGGTTCTCGTGCGGCTGAGTTCCACCCGTCACACTCAATGCCGTAGAGAGCAGGGAAACGTTCGGGTCATCGTCCAGGTACAGTGACGTCGCCGTCGTCTGCGCCAACGTTCCACCCGCAGACTTCGCCGTCGTCGCTGGAGCGGCTGTGGCCTTCAAAGCGTGGGTATGGGCCGGCAATTGCCCCGAGTTCAGGGTCACATTTTCGCTCCCACCTGACTGTCCTAACGCCATGCTCGCACCCGCCAGCACACCTTGGTTGACCGGCCACCGGCCCCGGAGATCCGGGACGCCGAAAGTATTCAGACCGTCTCCTCCGTAGGTCGTGCCCAACAGGTTGTACAACGTCGCGTTGTCACTGATCGACAGGAGACTGCCATCGCACAGTTGCCAACCCTCTGGCGCGAAGTTCCCACCGAACATCCGAATTTCACCAATATAGGGATCACTCATTTCAGGACCTCTGAGGGAAGATGCCCACCAGGGCGATCATGTAGTTGATAACCAGGTAGGGCGGCATGTTCTCGTGCCCCTGGCCACTTCCCGCGAACGAGACGCTCTCAGGAGAAAGCGAAACATCAGTCCCCGCACCGTACACATTCCCGGCTGCTGGAGCTGCCAGGAGGTTGTTCGCCGGCCCAAGAGCGGTCGCAGCTCCAGTGCTGGCGGTCAGAACATGACTATGGGCAGGTATTTCCGGGGTCGTCAAGGCGTGGACCGCTTCTCCACCCGTTTGCCCTAGCGCGTAAGGTGCCGTCCCCATTCCCAGCGGTACACGCGTCTGAAGATTGGGGAGGGCAAACGTTGTGACCCCGTTGCCGCCGTAAGCCGTCCCCACGATGGAGAACAGCGC
This genomic stretch from Deinococcus sp. Leaf326 harbors:
- a CDS encoding phage tail protein; amino-acid sequence: MENFLGEIRLAGFGFPPKGWALCTGQLLPINQNQALFSIVGTAYGGNGVTTFALPNLQTRVPLGMGTAPYALGQTGGEAVHALTTPEIPAHSHVLTASTGAATALGPANNLLAAPAAGNVYGAGTDVSLSPESVSFAGSGQGHENMPPYLVINYMIALVGIFPQRS
- a CDS encoding phage tail protein; amino-acid sequence: MSDPYIGEIRMFGGNFAPEGWQLCDGSLLSISDNATLYNLLGTTYGGDGLNTFGVPDLRGRWPVNQGVLAGASMALGQSGGSENVTLNSGQLPAHTHALKATAAPATTAKSAGGTLAQTTATSLYLDDDPNVSLLSTALSVTGGTQPHENRSPYLPVNFIISLYGIYPTPA